A window of Kribbella voronezhensis genomic DNA:
GGTGATCGATGCTGGGTCCGCCGGTATCGCGAGTGGGACCTCAACGTCGGCCTGGTGGCCGGCAGCGAGGGCGCCGTGGTGATCGACACCCGGGCGGACGCCGTACAGGCTCGGGAGTTGCTCGACGAGATCCGGTCGATCACCGACGTACCGGTGCGCTGGGTCGTCAACACTCACGCGCACTTCGACCACACGTTCGGCAACGGCGTCTTCGCCGGAGCCGGGGCTGTCAGCTTCGCGCAGGAGAACGCGGCGGCGGCGCTGGCCGCGGATGCCAAGAACACCGAGATGGTTGCCGTCGACAACAGTTTCGCGGTCGCCAAGGTGATCGACCTCGGCGACCGGCGGGTGGAACTGCTGCACCTCGGCAACGGCCACACCGACGGCGACGTGGTGGTCGTCGTACCGGACGTGGACGTGTTCTTCGCCGGCGATCTGATCGAGGAGTCGGCGCCGCCGTCGTACGGGGACGACTCGTACCCGCTCGAATGGGCCGACACCGTCGACCGGGTGATCGGGCTGCTGTCGGCGACGGCCAAGGTCGTTCCGGGCCACGGCGCCGTGGTGGACGCCGAGTTCGTCCGCGACCAGGCCGGCGATCTCGGCACGGTCGCCAACACGATCTCCGGGCTGCACCACGCCGGCACGTCGCTCGAAGCCGCGCTGGCCCACACCGACGACTGGCCGTGGCCGGTGGCGCACCTCGAACACGCCGTACGCCGTGGGTACGCGGTGCTCGGGACGCCCCGCCGCC
This region includes:
- a CDS encoding MBL fold metallo-hydrolase — encoded protein: MSAWTELGDRCWVRRYREWDLNVGLVAGSEGAVVIDTRADAVQARELLDEIRSITDVPVRWVVNTHAHFDHTFGNGVFAGAGAVSFAQENAAAALAADAKNTEMVAVDNSFAVAKVIDLGDRRVELLHLGNGHTDGDVVVVVPDVDVFFAGDLIEESAPPSYGDDSYPLEWADTVDRVIGLLSATAKVVPGHGAVVDAEFVRDQAGDLGTVANTISGLHHAGTSLEAALAHTDDWPWPVAHLEHAVRRGYAVLGTPRRPTLPILGNS